One genomic window of Cupriavidus malaysiensis includes the following:
- a CDS encoding DUF3944 domain-containing protein gives MQETAVNVVAIQPSTEQRIQMAYRHDPDLGFLGKMKSSDLNDLVRCLTHDKDGSARLTEELTMADDYKKYAPDHSKYWQLIAAEVQCFGGNTFATMFRGGKGVLYKEVLCDVCDKMDVNYNAKASVETIEGNLLMKILQDALAKMTPEQLRELAKELGIKDFANITSPALVMVFQTIFRAGGFKSYQLTLIVVNAVLKALIGRGLSFGGNILLTRTMAILTGPVGWIISGVWTAVDIAGAAYRVTIPAVIQIAALRQQQMYGDMADQVKFG, from the coding sequence ATGCAGGAGACGGCGGTCAACGTCGTTGCGATTCAACCAAGCACGGAGCAAAGAATACAAATGGCATATCGACACGACCCGGACCTGGGCTTTCTGGGCAAGATGAAATCGAGCGATCTGAACGACCTCGTGCGTTGCCTGACGCACGACAAGGACGGCAGCGCCAGGTTGACCGAAGAGCTGACGATGGCGGACGATTACAAGAAATACGCCCCGGACCATAGCAAATACTGGCAGCTCATCGCGGCCGAGGTGCAGTGCTTCGGGGGCAACACGTTCGCTACCATGTTCCGGGGCGGTAAGGGCGTGTTGTACAAGGAGGTGCTCTGCGACGTGTGCGACAAGATGGACGTGAACTACAACGCCAAGGCGTCTGTCGAGACGATCGAGGGCAACTTGCTGATGAAGATTTTGCAGGACGCGCTCGCGAAAATGACACCCGAGCAGCTCCGCGAGCTGGCAAAGGAACTGGGCATCAAGGACTTCGCGAACATCACGTCGCCGGCGCTGGTGATGGTCTTCCAAACGATCTTCCGCGCGGGCGGCTTTAAATCCTACCAGCTCACGTTGATCGTCGTGAACGCGGTGCTGAAGGCCTTGATCGGCCGCGGGCTGTCGTTCGGTGGAAACATTTTGCTGACCCGTACGATGGCGATTCTCACCGGTCCGGTCGGTTGGATCATCAGCGGCGTCTGGACGGCGGTGGACATCGCTGGTGCCGCGTATCGCGTGACCATCCCGGCGGTCATCCAAATCGCTGCACTTCGGCAGCAGCAGATGTACGGCGACATGGCCGACCAAGTGAAGTTTGGCTAA
- a CDS encoding HNH endonuclease — translation MATPTINQFLDSLGVRLAVRRPSWDATDESTDTVVMKLWFKDVEPGSNDRSIGVWKPRPPGDRSDPIGRAERLRSIAHLEAGRPTYAVLRYGKDRDDPLAKKYDGVHLRKLKSVDRRPNGHVFVTVDRLVTVDDYLARPSAGSSLAQDLADIERRYAKPDQATTRQALVQARMGQGRYRAGLLSLWGGACAVTGCSVGTLLIASHAMAWADSNDDQRLDPANGLPLIANLDRLFDNHLIAFDPDTGDMLVSDVLSAKDRALVGVPTPLRKKPTKRQAVYLRHHLDLFLAAQEDTGD, via the coding sequence ATGGCAACACCAACCATCAACCAGTTTCTCGACAGCTTGGGCGTCCGCCTGGCCGTCCGTCGTCCGTCGTGGGATGCCACGGACGAAAGCACGGATACCGTCGTGATGAAACTTTGGTTCAAGGATGTGGAGCCGGGGAGCAACGACCGATCCATCGGCGTCTGGAAACCTCGCCCGCCTGGCGATCGCAGCGATCCGATCGGTCGCGCCGAGCGTCTGCGCAGCATCGCCCACCTCGAAGCCGGCCGCCCCACGTACGCGGTGCTTCGATACGGGAAGGACCGCGACGATCCGCTGGCGAAGAAGTACGACGGGGTGCACCTGCGCAAGCTCAAAAGCGTGGACCGTCGCCCCAACGGCCACGTGTTCGTCACGGTCGATCGCCTCGTGACCGTCGACGACTACCTGGCCCGCCCGTCCGCCGGGTCATCGCTCGCGCAGGACCTGGCCGACATCGAGCGGCGCTACGCAAAACCCGACCAAGCCACCACCCGCCAGGCGCTCGTGCAAGCGCGCATGGGCCAGGGCCGCTACCGCGCCGGTCTGCTCTCGCTCTGGGGCGGTGCCTGCGCCGTCACCGGGTGCTCGGTCGGAACGCTCCTCATCGCCTCCCACGCGATGGCCTGGGCCGACTCGAACGACGATCAGCGCCTGGACCCGGCCAACGGGTTGCCGCTCATCGCCAACCTGGACCGCCTGTTCGACAACCATCTGATCGCGTTCGACCCGGACACCGGGGACATGCTCGTGTCCGACGTCCTGTCGGCGAAGGACCGCGCGCTGGTGGGCGTCCCCACCCCGCTGCGCAAGAAACCGACGAAGCGCCAGGCGGTCTACCTGCGCCACCACTTGGACCTGTTCCTCGCCGCCCAGGAGGACACGGGAGACTGA
- a CDS encoding DNA primase family protein: MAFNFPGAGTQEPTKKKPSIELFYANKLAQDPNLAVGKGEVPELFRWNGVYWEAQRDVALEQDALNVLERDEPHHFNRRTARSMVDTALTRLSGTKLVPVPEEGTGVLLPMQNGLLEVLPTGVVRAHEPSRELGATHAVRSTIDWTRVAEDGTYTVQELDPSSKFGMFLNSIQSPEMQDYLGACCASTISSTNYQKCQWWQGVGSNGKSVLLNIIAAIHSNVVAFDLNKLDGDFNAEPLISATLVTVPEAPSRKRPISEGVFKAYVSGDLVAINRKNKVPLSVALRARWILLMNDTIGFTDMSYGFARRIANVPFNRTIAPKDRIPDLDKKIIDDPKEMAGVVAWLIKGLVHLSQHGFPEGERVPLEARQHALTIRGSNDNTLDWFDFVNFRQEPDVWSDKQALYTAYKDYTLSNGGKALGAPEFWKRARTFLLPKGVDIDSPDNTRRAPADKLGSRPRLMRLRIDGVAPFVRGREALDDLPPQTPKQAALEACINDTVKAVCAVLGTPDGPIKQDVLLTVVKDQPLAVGLDEVRIEAVIGGVLDKLRLQVEVIDGVAMLVTKPLPPMTFDPADPFDVAGPANA; this comes from the coding sequence ATGGCATTCAACTTCCCGGGCGCCGGCACCCAAGAGCCGACCAAAAAGAAGCCGTCCATCGAGCTGTTTTACGCGAACAAGCTGGCGCAGGACCCGAACCTTGCGGTCGGCAAGGGCGAGGTGCCGGAGCTGTTCCGCTGGAACGGCGTGTACTGGGAGGCCCAACGCGATGTCGCTCTGGAGCAGGACGCGCTGAACGTCCTCGAACGCGACGAGCCGCACCATTTCAACCGCCGCACCGCGCGCTCGATGGTCGACACGGCGTTGACCCGCCTGTCCGGCACCAAGCTCGTCCCGGTGCCCGAGGAGGGCACGGGCGTGCTGCTGCCGATGCAGAACGGTCTGCTGGAGGTGCTGCCCACCGGCGTGGTCCGCGCCCACGAGCCCTCGCGCGAGCTGGGGGCGACGCACGCCGTGCGTTCCACCATCGACTGGACGCGCGTGGCCGAGGACGGCACGTACACGGTCCAGGAGCTGGACCCGTCCAGCAAGTTCGGGATGTTCCTGAACTCCATCCAGTCGCCCGAGATGCAGGACTACCTCGGGGCGTGCTGCGCCTCGACGATCTCGAGCACGAACTACCAGAAGTGCCAATGGTGGCAAGGCGTTGGCTCGAACGGCAAGAGTGTGCTCCTGAACATCATCGCCGCCATCCACTCCAACGTGGTGGCGTTCGACCTGAACAAGCTCGACGGGGATTTCAACGCCGAGCCCCTGATCTCCGCCACCCTCGTGACGGTGCCGGAGGCCCCCTCGCGCAAGCGCCCGATCAGCGAGGGCGTGTTCAAGGCGTACGTGTCTGGCGATCTGGTGGCGATCAACCGCAAGAACAAGGTCCCCCTGTCCGTGGCCCTGCGCGCCCGCTGGATCCTGCTGATGAACGACACGATCGGCTTCACCGACATGTCGTACGGCTTCGCGCGCCGCATCGCCAACGTTCCGTTCAACCGCACGATCGCACCGAAGGACCGCATCCCCGACCTCGACAAGAAAATCATCGACGACCCGAAGGAAATGGCCGGCGTGGTCGCGTGGTTGATCAAGGGGCTCGTCCACCTGAGCCAGCACGGGTTCCCGGAGGGTGAACGCGTGCCGCTGGAAGCGCGCCAACACGCCCTGACCATCCGCGGCTCCAACGACAACACGCTGGATTGGTTCGACTTCGTGAACTTCCGTCAGGAACCGGACGTGTGGTCGGACAAGCAGGCCCTGTACACCGCGTACAAGGACTACACCCTGTCCAACGGTGGCAAGGCGCTGGGGGCACCGGAGTTCTGGAAGCGTGCCCGCACGTTCTTGCTTCCGAAGGGCGTGGACATCGATTCGCCGGACAACACGCGCCGCGCACCGGCCGACAAGCTTGGAAGCCGTCCGCGCCTCATGCGCCTGCGCATCGACGGGGTGGCCCCGTTCGTCCGCGGTCGCGAAGCGCTCGACGACCTGCCGCCGCAGACGCCGAAGCAAGCCGCCCTCGAAGCGTGCATCAACGACACGGTGAAAGCCGTGTGCGCGGTGCTGGGCACCCCGGACGGCCCGATCAAGCAAGACGTGCTGCTCACCGTGGTCAAGGATCAGCCGCTGGCCGTCGGCCTCGACGAGGTGCGCATCGAAGCCGTGATCGGTGGCGTGCTGGACAAGCTCCGCCTGCAGGTGGAGGTGATCGACGGCGTGGCCATGCTGGTGACCAAGCCGCTCCCGCCGATGACGTTTGACCCGGCGGATCCGTTCGACGTCGCCGGTCCTGCCAACGCGTAA
- a CDS encoding tetratricopeptide repeat protein: MSSFQEQIDQAIKAQDLYFIGDQLPSDWYAGFKAWLPLAEGGDARAMVNVGHCYVNGEGVDRSATTGLDWYRRAANQGDARAMLTLYRQLKGSSPVEAEGFLQRAASAGDDRAIQAVKARIAEQQRQAQQQEAAERERVAIQRATTAFQEIKAMLDRRDLAGARQRAETAVQDGFAWAGQIIAALALKIEVTRTSQKEYIPGPMVIRDGTSRHTGTSYRTYTHSGTVTNPTRYGVHANIGGLGLGYGMVPANGSVKASSVPVRQIASDWCSKVDVMITDKVVKSLTPNGVVAVPIGPDQVTVTSGDPLPWKVIAWGVGIVVVLLGLAVLH; encoded by the coding sequence ATGAGCAGCTTCCAGGAACAGATCGACCAGGCGATCAAGGCCCAGGACCTGTACTTCATCGGGGACCAGTTGCCGTCGGACTGGTACGCCGGTTTCAAGGCCTGGCTCCCCCTGGCGGAGGGCGGTGATGCGCGGGCCATGGTCAACGTGGGCCACTGCTACGTGAACGGCGAGGGCGTGGACCGCAGCGCCACCACCGGGCTGGATTGGTACCGACGTGCGGCGAACCAGGGCGACGCCCGGGCGATGCTCACGCTCTACCGCCAGTTGAAGGGGAGCTCGCCGGTCGAGGCCGAGGGCTTCCTGCAACGCGCGGCGTCCGCGGGCGACGATCGGGCGATCCAGGCGGTGAAGGCACGCATCGCGGAGCAGCAGCGCCAGGCGCAGCAGCAGGAAGCAGCGGAGCGGGAGCGCGTGGCGATCCAGCGGGCGACCACCGCGTTCCAGGAGATCAAGGCGATGCTGGACCGCCGGGACCTGGCGGGCGCACGGCAGCGGGCGGAAACGGCGGTGCAGGACGGGTTCGCCTGGGCGGGGCAGATCATCGCGGCCCTAGCGTTGAAGATCGAGGTGACGCGCACCAGCCAGAAGGAGTACATCCCGGGCCCGATGGTCATCCGCGACGGGACATCACGCCACACGGGGACGTCGTACCGCACGTACACCCACAGCGGCACGGTGACCAACCCGACGCGCTACGGGGTGCACGCCAACATCGGCGGTTTGGGCCTGGGCTACGGGATGGTGCCCGCCAACGGCTCGGTGAAAGCGTCCTCGGTGCCGGTGCGCCAGATCGCGAGCGACTGGTGCTCGAAGGTCGACGTCATGATCACCGACAAGGTGGTGAAGTCGCTGACGCCGAATGGCGTGGTGGCCGTGCCGATCGGCCCGGACCAGGTGACGGTGACGAGCGGCGACCCGCTGCCCTGGAAGGTCATCGCCTGGGGCGTGGGGATCGTGGTCGTGCTGCTCGGGCTGGCGGTGCTCCACTGA
- a CDS encoding GTPase produces the protein MAIDPNLVKAFGDVLRKHGVEVTKETVEKIKETLGYVPRIGVLGKTGVGKSALFNALFGHDVAEVSDVSACTRQPQQALLEMQGDLSGVFLLDLPGLGESAERDVEYSALYKSVLPELDLVLWVVKADDRALAADKAYYQSIVEPEIGRNATPFLVVVNQSDKLEPTDDWIRDERRPGPEQLANIEQKRSDVGALFNLPNAEVCTVSATRRWQLTELVDRMVEALPDRAKFGFVQGTEKQHVSENARQMGNESAVKTMLKAIGIAAGTALLAVLLGTLAARAADRD, from the coding sequence ATGGCCATTGATCCCAACCTGGTGAAGGCGTTCGGCGACGTGTTGCGCAAGCACGGCGTCGAGGTCACGAAAGAGACCGTCGAGAAAATCAAAGAAACCCTGGGCTACGTCCCGCGGATCGGCGTGCTGGGCAAGACGGGCGTGGGCAAGTCCGCCCTGTTCAACGCGCTGTTCGGTCACGACGTCGCCGAGGTCAGCGACGTGTCGGCGTGCACCCGCCAACCCCAGCAGGCCCTGCTCGAGATGCAGGGCGACCTGTCCGGGGTGTTCCTCCTGGACCTGCCCGGCCTGGGCGAGAGCGCCGAGCGTGACGTGGAGTACAGCGCTCTGTACAAGAGCGTGCTGCCCGAGCTGGACCTCGTGCTGTGGGTGGTGAAGGCCGACGACCGGGCCCTGGCCGCCGACAAGGCGTATTACCAGAGCATCGTGGAGCCCGAGATCGGGCGCAACGCGACGCCCTTCCTGGTGGTGGTCAACCAGAGCGACAAGCTCGAACCGACCGACGACTGGATCCGCGACGAACGCCGCCCGGGCCCCGAGCAGCTCGCCAACATCGAGCAGAAGCGCTCAGACGTGGGCGCGCTTTTCAACCTGCCAAACGCCGAGGTCTGCACCGTGTCGGCCACCCGCCGGTGGCAGCTCACCGAACTGGTCGATCGCATGGTCGAGGCGCTGCCGGACCGTGCCAAGTTCGGGTTCGTGCAGGGAACCGAGAAACAGCACGTGTCGGAGAATGCCAGGCAAATGGGAAACGAAAGCGCGGTGAAGACGATGCTGAAGGCGATCGGGATCGCGGCGGGTACGGCCCTCCTCGCCGTGCTGCTGGGTACCCTCGCCGCCCGCGCCGCTGACCGCGACTGA